The following coding sequences lie in one Frigoribacterium sp. SL97 genomic window:
- a CDS encoding aminotransferase class I/II-fold pyridoxal phosphate-dependent enzyme, translating to MTPQAPWQRAASGAMLLDGAGRLAPTIFAEMSALATATDSINLGQGYPDEDGPVEVLEAAHEALRSGLNQYPPGRGMPVLLDAVAAHQRRFYGIDLDPRREVLVTAGATEALAATILAFVDRGDEVVTLEPFYDAYGAVIGLAGGVHVTVPLRGPDSVVDPDELRRAFGPRTRLVVLNDPHNPTGSVLDDATRRLLLELAVEHDALVVTDEVYEHLLFDGAAHVPFATLPGAAARTISISSGGKTFNTTGWKIGWLTGPAELVDRIVAVKQYLTFVNGSVFQPAIAVGLGLPDAYFDGIARTLAHKRDVLSDGLRRAGFAVRASRGSYFVVADAAPLGFDDAAELCRRLPESVGVVGLPISAFCHPALAAEQSSLVRFAFCKRVEVLEQAAARLASLSV from the coding sequence ATGACTCCTCAAGCACCCTGGCAACGCGCGGCGAGCGGCGCCATGCTCCTCGACGGCGCCGGTCGACTCGCCCCGACCATATTCGCCGAGATGTCGGCGCTCGCCACGGCGACGGACAGCATCAACCTCGGGCAGGGGTACCCCGACGAGGACGGCCCGGTCGAGGTCCTCGAGGCGGCGCACGAGGCACTGCGCTCGGGCCTCAACCAGTACCCGCCGGGCCGGGGCATGCCCGTCCTCCTCGACGCCGTCGCCGCCCACCAGAGGCGGTTCTACGGCATCGACCTCGATCCGCGACGCGAGGTGCTCGTGACCGCGGGGGCGACCGAGGCGCTGGCGGCCACGATCCTGGCCTTCGTCGACCGCGGTGACGAGGTGGTGACGCTCGAGCCCTTCTACGATGCCTACGGAGCCGTCATCGGGCTCGCGGGCGGCGTCCACGTCACCGTCCCGCTCCGGGGTCCGGACTCGGTCGTCGACCCGGACGAACTGCGGCGGGCCTTCGGACCGCGCACCCGCCTCGTCGTGCTGAACGACCCGCACAACCCCACGGGCAGCGTCCTCGACGACGCGACCAGGCGCCTCCTGCTCGAACTCGCCGTCGAGCACGACGCGCTCGTCGTCACCGACGAGGTCTACGAGCACCTGCTCTTCGACGGAGCGGCACACGTGCCGTTCGCCACTCTGCCCGGAGCGGCGGCCCGGACGATCAGCATCTCGTCGGGAGGCAAGACCTTCAACACGACGGGGTGGAAGATCGGCTGGCTGACCGGTCCGGCCGAACTCGTCGACCGCATCGTCGCCGTCAAGCAGTACCTGACCTTCGTGAACGGCTCGGTCTTCCAGCCCGCGATCGCCGTCGGACTCGGACTTCCCGACGCCTACTTCGACGGGATCGCTCGCACGCTGGCCCACAAGCGAGACGTGCTGTCGGACGGGCTGCGTCGGGCCGGCTTCGCGGTGCGCGCGAGCCGCGGCTCGTACTTCGTGGTCGCCGACGCCGCTCCGCTGGGGTTCGACGACGCGGCCGAGCTCTGCCGGCGCCTCCCGGAATCGGTCGGAGTCGTCGGGTTGCCGATCAGCGCCTTCTGCCACCCGGCGCTCGCCGCCGAGCAGTCGTCCCTCGTCCGCTTCGCCTTCTGCAAGCGCGTCGAGGTGCTCGAGCAGGCCGCGGCCCGACTCGCGTCACTCTCGGTCTGA
- a CDS encoding carbon-nitrogen hydrolase family protein: MSAGRTPEVVVAVVQTAPGDDPASNRRTITDLTEEAVRRGAQVAVFPEYSSYFSPDLGPAYLEAAEPTDGPFVRHLTALADRLGVVVVAGLVAVSPDPARFENLLVAVAPGRGVVARYSKQHLYDAFGGQESRWIVPGPLAVAATFEVGGLVFGLQTCYDLRFPEVTRTLVDAGADVVLMPAEWVRGPLKQHHWTTLLTARALENTVYVAAADHAPPIGVGCSTIVDPTGVAVASVGDEVDVMAVAGVSADRIAAVRRLNPSLALRRYDVVPRRVGAGETSTERSDRE; encoded by the coding sequence ATGAGCGCCGGCAGGACACCCGAGGTCGTCGTCGCGGTCGTGCAGACCGCACCCGGCGACGACCCGGCGAGCAACCGGCGGACCATCACGGACCTCACCGAGGAGGCGGTCCGCCGCGGAGCACAGGTGGCGGTCTTCCCTGAGTACTCGTCGTATTTTTCCCCCGACCTGGGCCCGGCGTACCTCGAGGCCGCGGAACCCACGGACGGGCCCTTCGTGCGCCATCTGACCGCGCTGGCCGACCGGCTCGGCGTCGTGGTCGTCGCCGGCCTCGTCGCCGTCTCGCCCGACCCGGCCCGGTTCGAGAACCTGCTCGTGGCCGTGGCGCCCGGTCGGGGCGTCGTCGCCCGCTACTCGAAGCAGCACCTCTACGACGCGTTCGGTGGGCAGGAGTCCCGGTGGATCGTGCCGGGCCCGTTGGCCGTCGCCGCGACCTTCGAGGTCGGCGGGCTCGTCTTCGGTCTGCAGACCTGCTACGACCTGCGGTTCCCCGAGGTCACGCGGACGCTCGTCGACGCCGGGGCCGACGTCGTCCTGATGCCGGCCGAATGGGTGCGCGGGCCGCTCAAGCAGCACCACTGGACGACCCTCCTGACCGCTCGTGCGCTCGAGAACACCGTGTACGTCGCCGCCGCGGACCACGCACCGCCGATCGGCGTGGGCTGCAGCACGATCGTCGACCCGACGGGCGTGGCCGTCGCCTCGGTCGGGGACGAGGTCGACGTCATGGCAGTGGCCGGGGTCTCGGCCGACCGGATCGCCGCCGTGCGGCGCCTGAACCCGTCCCTGGCCCTGCGTCGGTACGACGTGGTCCCGCGCCGCGTGGGGGCCGGCGAGACCTCCACGGAGCGCTCAGACCGAGAGTGA
- a CDS encoding zinc-dependent metalloprotease, translating to MTDDSPRGPEDEFRDMLRQFLSGGSEIDPSQLAGAAGLPDDPAFVARLMSQLQNAVNSSGDGIDWSIATEQATAVGAQSAVVPTAAETAALEQAFHVAALWLDDVTFVAELTATPRLVTRAEWARLTMPVWSQLAEPVATSIADSLTGVLSEQAPEEMRSMLAGASQVMRSVGGTLFAMQLGQVVGQLSTEVVSGGDVSIPLLDEQQAALLPQNVAAFGEGLDIEADQVQLYLAVRELAHARLFRHARWLRLHLISSIREFAQGIRIDTSRLEELAVDFDPSNPGDLQEAMKSGALIPPKTDEQLAALARLETTLALIEGWVDVVTAQATARLPKSAAIAETVRRRRAAGGPAESAFSTLVGLELRPRRLREAAVLWQTVTDAVGAERRDDLWSHPDIVPTSADVDDPQALVARLTSDVPTFDDVDQAIQDLLDDTTDDRPREGDDGSATEPGESGPDQDAPRS from the coding sequence ATGACCGATGATTCGCCGCGCGGGCCTGAGGACGAGTTCCGTGACATGCTGCGGCAGTTCCTGTCCGGCGGTTCCGAGATCGATCCGTCGCAGCTCGCCGGGGCCGCCGGGCTGCCCGACGACCCGGCCTTCGTGGCGCGACTCATGAGTCAGCTGCAGAACGCCGTCAACAGCAGCGGTGACGGCATCGACTGGTCGATCGCCACCGAACAGGCGACCGCCGTGGGCGCCCAGAGCGCCGTCGTGCCGACCGCGGCCGAGACCGCCGCCCTCGAGCAGGCCTTTCACGTCGCCGCACTGTGGCTCGACGACGTCACGTTCGTGGCCGAGCTCACCGCCACGCCCCGCCTCGTGACCCGCGCCGAGTGGGCCCGGCTCACCATGCCCGTGTGGAGCCAGCTCGCCGAGCCCGTGGCCACGTCGATCGCCGACTCCCTGACCGGCGTGCTCAGCGAGCAGGCTCCCGAAGAGATGCGCTCGATGCTCGCCGGGGCCAGCCAGGTCATGCGCAGCGTCGGCGGCACGCTCTTCGCCATGCAGCTCGGACAGGTCGTCGGCCAGCTCTCGACCGAGGTCGTGTCCGGCGGCGACGTCAGCATCCCGCTCCTCGACGAGCAGCAGGCGGCGCTGCTCCCCCAGAACGTCGCCGCCTTCGGCGAGGGCCTCGACATCGAGGCCGACCAGGTACAGCTCTACCTGGCGGTCCGCGAACTCGCGCACGCCCGCCTGTTCCGGCACGCCCGATGGCTGCGCCTGCACCTCATCTCGTCCATCCGCGAGTTCGCCCAGGGCATCCGCATCGACACCTCCCGGCTCGAAGAACTCGCGGTGGACTTCGATCCCTCGAACCCCGGCGACCTGCAGGAGGCCATGAAGAGCGGGGCCCTCATCCCCCCGAAGACCGACGAGCAGCTCGCCGCCCTCGCCCGGCTCGAGACCACCCTGGCCCTGATCGAGGGCTGGGTCGACGTGGTGACCGCCCAGGCCACGGCGCGCCTCCCGAAGTCCGCGGCGATCGCCGAGACGGTCCGCCGCCGCCGGGCCGCCGGCGGACCTGCCGAGTCGGCCTTCTCCACCCTGGTCGGCCTCGAACTGCGGCCGCGGCGCCTCCGCGAGGCGGCCGTCCTCTGGCAGACCGTGACCGACGCCGTCGGTGCCGAGCGCCGAGACGACCTCTGGTCGCACCCGGACATCGTGCCCACCAGCGCCGACGTCGACGACCCGCAGGCCCTCGTGGCCCGCCTGACGTCGGACGTGCCCACCTTCGACGACGTCGACCAGGCGATCCAGGACCTGCTCGACGACACGACCGACGACCGCCCCCGCGAGGGGGACGACGGCTCGGCGACCGAGCCCGGCGAGTCCGGGCCCGACCAGGACGCCCCCCGGTCCTGA
- a CDS encoding UPF0182 family protein — MVTVAVLAALVIAFFIFSSLLTDYLWYQQLGFTGVLTTQWISRLVMFAVGFVAMAVPVYVSIEVAFRFRPVYAKLNSQLDRYQQVIEPLRRAVVIGVPAVLGLFAGIATSTQWQTVLEWINRTPFGQTDAQFGLDIGFYVFELPLYQAVVGFASAVVLIAGIAAVATSYLYGALRFTGREVRISKVARIQLAVTAAVYLLLQGVSLWLDQYATLSDGTNKLLTGATYTDVNAGIPGKQILAGIAVVVAVLFIVTAIVGRWRLPVIGTAALIIISIIVGGIYPWIVQRFTVEPSERTVESPYIERNIQATREAYGVADVEEQTYDAKSDAEAGALAGDAVTTANIRIIDPALVTDAFAQLQQYRQYYSFPEQLAVDRYTIDGNVQDTVIAVRELNTSQLGNSATPYNTTFVYTHGYGVVAAYGNQRSADGQPVFLESGIPVTGALGDAGDYEPRIYFGQESPTYSIVGGDGGNDIELDYPSGSNDNGTNETTTFEGDGGPKLDNVFKKLIYAIKFQSEQIFLSDAVNDQSQILYDRDPTERVQKVAPYLTIDSAPYPSVVDGKVVWIVDGYTTTNEYPYSKPQALSDAIADTYNDRPVYASNNINYIRNSVKATVDAYDGSVKLYAWDTSDPILQTYDKIFPSTLSPLSDMSAELLQHVRYPQDMFKVQRAILGTYHVTDADSFYSSDDAWVTPNEPTSNAQNPPLQPPYYLTLQLPDQDPAFSIYSTYIPQQSGENARNVLTGYLAANADAGSTPGEISSDYGKLTLLALPRTDTLPGPGQVQNNFNTDTAVANQLALLTRGDTSVVRGNLLTLPVGGGLLYVQPIYVKSNSETSYPVLQRILVSFGDKIAFEDTLDGALDSLFGGNSGATAGDNGVPTTGDGTDGTGTGTGDGATDGGTATPDTGGTGSGTDNAALDQALADAQQALTDRAAAYADNDLVAAAEADTRLQTALEDAVAASGQ, encoded by the coding sequence CTGGTCACGGTGGCCGTCCTCGCCGCCCTGGTCATCGCCTTCTTCATCTTCTCGTCGCTGCTGACCGACTACCTCTGGTACCAGCAGCTCGGGTTCACGGGAGTGCTCACGACACAGTGGATCTCCCGCCTCGTGATGTTCGCGGTGGGCTTCGTGGCCATGGCGGTGCCGGTGTACGTCAGCATCGAGGTGGCCTTCCGGTTCCGGCCGGTGTACGCCAAGTTGAACTCCCAGCTCGACCGCTACCAGCAGGTCATCGAGCCCCTGCGCCGGGCCGTCGTCATCGGCGTCCCCGCCGTCCTCGGCCTCTTCGCCGGCATCGCCACGTCGACGCAGTGGCAGACCGTCCTCGAGTGGATCAACCGCACCCCCTTCGGTCAGACAGACGCGCAGTTCGGGCTCGACATCGGGTTCTACGTCTTCGAGCTGCCGCTCTACCAGGCCGTGGTCGGCTTCGCCTCGGCCGTCGTGCTCATCGCCGGCATCGCCGCCGTCGCGACCAGCTACCTCTACGGTGCCCTGCGCTTCACCGGTCGCGAGGTGCGCATCTCGAAGGTCGCGCGCATCCAGTTGGCCGTCACGGCCGCCGTCTACCTGCTCCTCCAGGGCGTGAGCCTCTGGCTCGACCAGTACGCGACCCTGTCCGACGGAACGAACAAGCTCCTCACGGGTGCCACGTACACCGACGTCAACGCGGGCATCCCCGGCAAGCAGATCCTGGCCGGGATCGCGGTGGTCGTGGCCGTCCTGTTCATCGTGACCGCGATCGTCGGCCGCTGGCGCCTCCCGGTCATCGGTACGGCCGCGCTCATCATCATCAGCATCATCGTCGGGGGCATCTACCCCTGGATCGTCCAGCGCTTCACGGTCGAGCCCAGCGAGCGGACCGTCGAGTCGCCGTACATCGAGCGAAACATCCAGGCGACGCGTGAGGCGTACGGCGTGGCCGACGTCGAAGAGCAGACCTACGATGCGAAGTCCGACGCCGAGGCCGGTGCCCTGGCCGGTGACGCCGTCACCACCGCGAACATCCGCATCATCGACCCCGCTCTCGTGACCGACGCCTTCGCCCAGCTGCAGCAGTACCGCCAGTACTACAGCTTCCCCGAGCAGCTCGCGGTCGACCGGTACACGATCGACGGCAACGTGCAGGACACCGTCATCGCCGTGCGCGAGCTGAACACCTCGCAGCTCGGCAACTCGGCGACCCCCTACAACACGACCTTCGTCTACACGCACGGCTACGGCGTGGTGGCGGCCTACGGCAACCAGCGGTCGGCGGACGGCCAGCCGGTCTTCCTCGAGTCCGGCATCCCGGTGACGGGTGCCCTCGGCGACGCCGGCGACTACGAACCGCGAATCTACTTCGGCCAGGAGTCGCCCACCTACTCGATCGTGGGTGGCGACGGCGGCAACGACATCGAGCTCGACTACCCGTCGGGCAGCAACGACAACGGCACCAACGAGACGACGACCTTCGAGGGCGACGGTGGGCCCAAGCTCGACAACGTCTTCAAGAAGCTCATCTACGCCATCAAGTTCCAGTCCGAGCAGATCTTCCTGTCCGACGCGGTGAACGACCAGTCGCAGATCCTCTACGACCGTGACCCCACCGAGCGCGTCCAGAAGGTCGCTCCCTACCTCACCATCGACAGCGCGCCGTACCCCTCCGTCGTCGACGGCAAGGTCGTCTGGATCGTCGACGGCTACACCACGACCAACGAGTACCCGTACTCGAAGCCGCAGGCGTTGTCCGACGCGATCGCCGACACGTACAACGACCGCCCGGTGTACGCCTCGAACAACATCAACTACATCCGCAACTCGGTCAAGGCCACGGTCGACGCGTACGACGGTTCGGTCAAGCTCTACGCGTGGGACACCAGCGACCCCATCCTGCAGACCTACGACAAGATCTTCCCCTCCACGCTGTCGCCGCTGAGCGACATGTCGGCCGAACTGCTCCAGCACGTCCGCTATCCGCAGGACATGTTCAAGGTGCAGCGGGCGATCCTCGGCACGTACCACGTGACGGACGCCGACTCGTTCTACTCGAGCGACGACGCGTGGGTCACGCCCAACGAGCCGACGAGCAACGCCCAGAACCCGCCGTTGCAGCCTCCGTACTACCTGACGCTGCAGCTGCCCGATCAAGACCCTGCGTTCTCGATCTACTCGACGTACATCCCGCAACAGTCGGGTGAGAACGCCCGGAACGTGCTGACGGGCTATCTCGCGGCGAATGCCGATGCCGGGTCGACGCCGGGCGAGATCTCGTCGGACTACGGCAAGCTGACGCTGCTGGCCCTGCCGCGCACCGACACGCTGCCCGGTCCCGGACAGGTGCAGAACAACTTCAACACCGACACGGCCGTGGCCAACCAGCTCGCTCTCCTCACCCGGGGTGACACGAGCGTCGTCCGAGGCAACCTGCTGACCCTGCCGGTCGGCGGTGGTCTGCTCTACGTCCAGCCGATCTACGTGAAGTCGAACTCCGAGACGTCGTACCCGGTCCTGCAGCGCATCCTGGTCTCGTTCGGAGACAAGATCGCCTTCGAGGACACCCTCGACGGCGCCCTCGACTCGCTGTTCGGCGGCAACTCGGGTGCGACCGCCGGAGACAACGGCGTGCCGACCACGGGTGACGGGACCGACGGCACGGGCACCGGCACCGGCGACGGAGCGACCGACGGTGGCACGGCGACCCCCGACACCGGCGGCACCGGATCGGGTACCGACAACGCGGCGCTCGACCAGGCCCTGGCCGACGCTCAGCAGGCCCTGACCGACCGTGCCGCGGCCTACGCCGACAACGACCTGGTCGCGGCGGCGGAAGCCGACACGCGCCTCCAGACCGCGCTCGAGGACGCGGTCGCCGCCAGCGGTCAGTAG
- a CDS encoding ATP-dependent helicase, with the protein MTEAADLIAGLDEQQRRAASKLLGPVCLLAGAGTGKTRAITHRIAYGVATGVYAPKRVMALTFTSRAAAELRGRLRHLGAGGVSARTFHASALSQLSYFWPQTMGGQMPRLLDSKAKALAHAAESLRLKIDTAALRDLAAEIEWRKVSRLTLEDYAEALPSRSLPPAISVEKAVDLHRAYEAVKDERRQLDFEDVLLATVGMLELEPRVAQQVHEQYRFFVVDEYQDVSPLQQDLLDLWLGGRNDLCVVGDASQTIYSFAGASSDYLLGFGSRYDDATVVRLEQNYRSSRQIVDTANQLMRGRPGALHLHPAVETTGPVPPVTEYASDSAEARGIAETIADEIRSGVAPEEIAVLYRVNVQAAAIERALADVGVSTRIHGATRFFELREVKEALMMMKGAAVSIVGEPLFKTVSDVLRSLGWTQDAPDQRGAIRDRWESLNTIMGLAEASPPGTTLRQFVDELFARQAGQHEPTMAAVTLATLHSAKGLEWRSVYLIGLSEGLVPISYAKDDAAIDEERRLLYVGVTRARERLRLSWSRSGQGRGGERRVSRFVEELRTRTPGAAARPRE; encoded by the coding sequence GTGACCGAGGCCGCCGACCTGATCGCGGGGCTCGACGAACAGCAGCGCCGTGCGGCGTCGAAACTGCTCGGCCCCGTGTGCCTCCTCGCGGGTGCCGGTACGGGCAAGACCCGTGCCATCACCCATCGCATCGCCTACGGGGTCGCCACCGGCGTGTACGCCCCGAAGCGCGTCATGGCGCTCACATTCACCTCACGCGCGGCCGCCGAACTGCGCGGCCGTCTGCGTCACCTGGGCGCCGGGGGAGTCTCTGCACGGACCTTCCACGCCTCGGCCCTGTCCCAGCTGTCGTACTTCTGGCCGCAGACGATGGGTGGTCAGATGCCGCGCCTCCTCGACAGCAAGGCCAAGGCGCTCGCCCACGCCGCCGAGTCCCTGAGGCTCAAGATCGACACGGCGGCGCTGCGCGACCTCGCGGCCGAGATCGAGTGGCGGAAGGTCTCTCGGCTCACCCTCGAGGACTATGCCGAGGCGTTGCCGAGCAGGTCGTTGCCGCCGGCCATCAGCGTCGAGAAAGCCGTCGACCTGCACCGTGCCTACGAGGCCGTCAAGGACGAACGGCGACAGCTCGACTTCGAGGACGTCCTGCTCGCGACGGTCGGCATGCTCGAGCTCGAGCCGCGGGTGGCCCAACAGGTGCACGAGCAGTACCGCTTCTTCGTCGTCGACGAGTACCAGGACGTCTCGCCCCTCCAGCAGGACCTGCTCGACCTGTGGCTCGGCGGCCGGAACGACCTCTGCGTGGTCGGCGACGCCAGTCAGACCATCTACTCGTTCGCGGGTGCGTCCTCGGACTACCTGCTCGGGTTCGGTTCACGGTACGACGACGCCACGGTCGTCCGTCTCGAGCAGAACTACCGCTCGTCGCGGCAGATCGTCGACACGGCGAACCAACTCATGCGGGGCCGTCCGGGTGCCCTGCACCTCCACCCGGCCGTCGAGACGACGGGCCCGGTGCCGCCCGTGACCGAGTACGCCAGCGATTCGGCCGAGGCCAGGGGCATCGCCGAGACCATCGCCGACGAGATCCGGTCGGGCGTCGCGCCGGAGGAGATCGCGGTGCTGTACCGGGTCAACGTCCAGGCGGCGGCGATCGAGCGTGCACTCGCCGACGTCGGCGTGTCGACCCGCATCCACGGCGCGACGCGCTTCTTCGAGCTCCGTGAGGTGAAAGAGGCCCTGATGATGATGAAGGGCGCGGCGGTGAGCATCGTGGGCGAGCCGCTCTTCAAGACCGTCAGCGACGTCCTCCGGTCGCTCGGCTGGACCCAGGACGCACCCGACCAGAGAGGCGCGATCCGCGACCGCTGGGAGTCCTTGAACACGATCATGGGCCTGGCCGAGGCATCACCCCCCGGGACGACCCTCCGCCAGTTCGTCGACGAGCTCTTCGCCCGCCAGGCCGGTCAGCACGAGCCGACCATGGCCGCGGTCACCCTGGCGACGTTGCACTCCGCGAAGGGCCTCGAATGGCGCAGCGTCTACCTGATCGGCCTCAGCGAGGGCCTCGTCCCGATCAGCTACGCGAAGGACGACGCGGCGATCGACGAGGAGCGCCGCCTCTTGTACGTCGGCGTCACGAGGGCGCGTGAGCGGCTCCGGTTGTCGTGGAGTCGCTCGGGGCAGGGGCGCGGCGGCGAACGGCGGGTGAGCCGGTTCGTGGAAGAGCTGCGCACCCGCACTCCGGGTGCGGCGGCACGTCCGCGCGAGTGA
- a CDS encoding PDZ domain-containing protein: MAFFTPPRTAPSSARRASRFGWPLLGVAVVSAVVLSLLPGPYLIEQPGPVFDTLGSAEYEGSSQPLITVSGHETYPTAGTLDLLTVSVQGNQDVRPGWVDVVRAWSDRSRSVIPVEAVYPSGVSNDQVDEQNAVDMQNSQKSAIAAALIHEGYAVPSAVTVSQVSEGSPAEGVLREGDVLVSVNGTSLATDADVDVLRGLVAANGASTPAEVVLERAGTSMTEQVTPQEVDGTPLLGVGVSVDYTYPFDVTLKLDQVGGPSAGMMFALGIIDKTTPGELTGGAKVAGTGTITASGEVGAIGGIRQKLYGARDAGATVFLAPSTNCSEVVGNVPSGLDVYSVATLDDAVTALETVADGGDTSSLATCTAGR; encoded by the coding sequence GTGGCCTTCTTCACGCCCCCGCGCACCGCCCCCTCGTCAGCACGCCGAGCGAGTAGGTTCGGCTGGCCCCTCCTGGGTGTCGCCGTCGTCTCGGCCGTGGTCCTGAGCCTCCTCCCGGGGCCCTACCTGATCGAACAGCCCGGCCCCGTGTTCGACACCCTGGGCAGTGCCGAGTACGAGGGTTCGTCCCAACCCCTGATCACCGTGTCGGGCCACGAGACCTACCCCACCGCGGGCACCCTCGACCTGCTGACCGTGAGCGTGCAGGGCAACCAGGACGTCCGGCCGGGCTGGGTCGACGTCGTCCGCGCGTGGTCGGACCGTAGCCGTTCGGTCATCCCGGTCGAGGCCGTGTACCCGTCGGGGGTGTCGAACGACCAGGTCGACGAACAGAACGCCGTCGACATGCAGAACTCCCAGAAGTCCGCGATCGCCGCGGCGCTGATCCACGAGGGATACGCCGTCCCCAGCGCCGTGACCGTCAGCCAGGTCTCCGAGGGGAGCCCTGCCGAGGGCGTCCTGCGCGAGGGAGACGTCCTGGTCAGCGTCAACGGCACCAGTCTCGCCACCGATGCGGACGTGGACGTCCTCCGCGGCCTGGTGGCGGCGAACGGGGCGTCGACGCCGGCGGAGGTGGTCCTCGAACGCGCGGGGACGAGCATGACCGAGCAGGTCACCCCGCAAGAAGTCGACGGCACGCCGCTCCTCGGCGTCGGGGTCAGCGTGGACTACACGTATCCCTTCGACGTCACGCTCAAGCTCGACCAGGTCGGTGGACCGAGTGCCGGCATGATGTTCGCGCTCGGCATCATCGACAAGACGACACCCGGCGAGCTCACCGGCGGCGCGAAGGTCGCGGGCACGGGCACGATCACGGCCTCGGGCGAGGTGGGTGCCATCGGCGGCATCCGACAGAAGCTCTACGGTGCTCGCGACGCCGGGGCGACCGTCTTCCTGGCGCCGTCCACGAACTGCTCCGAGGTCGTCGGGAACGTGCCCTCCGGGCTGGACGTCTACTCGGTCGCCACGTTGGACGATGCGGTCACGGCGCTCGAGACGGTCGCGGACGGCGGCGACACGTCGTCCCTGGCCACCTGCACGGCCGGTCGATAG
- a CDS encoding glycerate kinase: MSRLRVVIAPDSFKGSLGAPEVAAALAAGWSRSRPDDVVVTLPLADGGEGTLDAFERACPGSVRHESVVEGPDGRPVDAPWLTLPDGTAVVELASSCGLGLLSSPAPHDANTRGLGDVIRAAVDAGATRLVVGLGGSASTDGGAGALTVLGARIVDSLGEPVASGNHGLTTAARVDLSGLIALPPDGVTLLVDVDSPLLGPDGAAAVFGPQKGASVDDVLALEQGLERFASLVDVDPTTPGAGAAGGTGFGLLAWGARLQPGAVAVAETVRLAEALAHGDVVVTGEGSFDGQTAAGKTVSLVRRMADAVGVPVVLVAGAVDAPADGFADAVSTTQVAGGVAESTTRASYWVGEAAAQVAGRWAR, translated from the coding sequence ATGTCGAGACTCCGGGTGGTCATCGCGCCCGATTCGTTCAAGGGATCCCTCGGCGCACCAGAGGTGGCGGCGGCCCTCGCTGCCGGCTGGTCACGATCACGGCCGGACGACGTCGTCGTCACCCTGCCCTTGGCGGACGGCGGCGAGGGCACCCTCGACGCGTTCGAGCGGGCGTGCCCCGGGAGCGTCCGCCACGAGAGCGTCGTGGAGGGCCCTGACGGCCGCCCGGTCGACGCCCCCTGGCTCACGCTGCCCGACGGTACGGCCGTCGTCGAGCTCGCCTCGTCCTGCGGGCTCGGCCTGCTGAGCTCACCTGCGCCGCACGACGCGAACACCCGCGGCCTGGGTGACGTCATCCGTGCGGCCGTCGACGCCGGAGCCACCCGACTCGTCGTCGGCCTCGGAGGCAGCGCGTCGACGGACGGGGGAGCGGGCGCTCTGACGGTCCTCGGTGCCCGCATCGTGGATTCCCTGGGGGAGCCCGTCGCCTCGGGCAACCACGGCCTCACGACAGCCGCCCGGGTCGATCTGTCGGGTCTCATCGCCCTCCCGCCCGACGGCGTCACGCTGTTGGTCGACGTCGACAGCCCCCTGCTCGGTCCCGACGGTGCCGCGGCCGTGTTCGGGCCGCAGAAGGGTGCCTCCGTCGACGACGTCCTCGCACTCGAGCAGGGTCTCGAGCGTTTCGCGAGCCTCGTCGACGTCGATCCCACGACGCCCGGGGCCGGGGCCGCAGGAGGAACGGGTTTCGGTCTGCTCGCCTGGGGTGCCCGTCTGCAACCCGGAGCGGTCGCCGTCGCCGAGACGGTCCGTCTCGCCGAGGCCCTGGCCCACGGTGACGTCGTCGTCACCGGAGAAGGATCGTTCGACGGTCAGACCGCCGCCGGGAAGACCGTGTCGCTCGTGCGTCGGATGGCCGACGCCGTCGGAGTACCGGTCGTCCTCGTCGCCGGTGCGGTCGACGCGCCTGCGGACGGCTTCGCGGACGCCGTCTCGACCACGCAGGTGGCCGGGGGCGTCGCCGAGTCCACGACCCGCGCCTCCTACTGGGTGGGCGAGGCCGCCGCCCAGGTGGCGGGGCGGTGGGCGCGATGA